The following DNA comes from Camelina sativa cultivar DH55 chromosome 14, Cs, whole genome shotgun sequence.
GCGATTCTTTCCACCGGCGGTGGCTAAACTTTCACAGATCTCTTCATCTCTGTAACATTCTGTAcgccttctctctctttttcttcggTTTCGTGATCTATTACGGCTCTGTCTCTGTATTTCTCAGCTCTATCTTGGAGCCGCTGCTTCGTCTCTGTGTTTTATTGTCTCCTTTTGGGTGTGTCTCTATCTCTAATTTTTCTTTAGCTTTTGCTCTGTCTCCGATTTTATTATACTCACGTCTCTTTGGTTGTATCTATGTGATTATTCTTCATTCAAATTCAATAGCTGACTAAGATCTATGTGCTTTTATCTTCAATCGTTCTTGGATAATTCATTCCCTTGTATAGAAATCTATGGCTTTACAATTAGTTAAGTTcgtttagtatttgatttacATATCTGTGTGTTTGTGCTTGTTGATAAAGATTTTGTGTCAAttacttttgtgtgtttgattctGTAAATTCAGGGTGGGACTTCTGCCATGGCTGAGCATTTGGCTTCAATTTTTGGTACCGAGAAGGACAGAGTCAACTGTCCCTTCTACTTCAAGATTGGCGCTTGCCGCCACGGTGACCGTTGCTCTCGTCTCCACAACCGTCCCACCATCTCCCCTACACTTCTCCTCTCAAACATGTACCAAAGGCCTGACATGATAACACC
Coding sequences within:
- the LOC104743562 gene encoding LOW QUALITY PROTEIN: uncharacterized protein LOC104743562 (The sequence of the model RefSeq protein was modified relative to this genomic sequence to represent the inferred CDS: deleted 1 base in 1 codon; substituted 3 bases at 3 genomic stop codons), whose translation is SHRYNQRDVSIIKSETEQKLKKNXRXRHTQKETIKHRDEAALQDRAEKYRDRAVIDHETEEKEREGVQNVTEMKRSVKVXPPPVERIADEELPSSSPIDDLGFALFASWGREREILICGFIFN